AGTCTTGCTTCTGACCGTAACGTACTGAGAAAATTCTATAATGCAGGGGCCAGCACCACCAACGCGGTGCAGCTGTCAAGCCTGTACCTGGAGAAATCAGACTTTATCCGCCTGGCCAACCTGCGCCTGGGTTATACGCTGACGATTCCTCACCAGGACTGGCTGAAATCCATCAACCTGTATGTAAGTGCACAGAACCTGTGGACCATCAGTGGTTATTCCGGTTACGATCCGCTGGTAAACACCACGAAGACCGTAGGTGGTAACCAGTCTCTCGGTATCGACTACACTACATATCCTGCTGCTAAGACATTCCTCGTAGGTGCAACCGTTAAATTCTAAGAAAAATGAGAAAGAAATCTTTATATACATACCTGGGTATTGCGCTTACTGTAGCAATGGTAAGCTGTACTGACCTGAAAGAAAAAGTAATTGATGAAGTATTGGGTTCTAACAATTCCAATCCTGAAAATGCGATAGCTGCTGCATATGGTCAGCTGGGCAGTGCGACCTTTACCGACCATAATAATGTATGGGGCCTGCAGGAGTATCCTACCAACGAGGCCCTGTTGCCAACACGTGGTAGTGACTGGGGTGACGGTGGTATCTACCGAGCTATTCATGAATTTACCTGGGGCCCGGACAACTCGCTCGTTGCTAATGGCTGGAATAACCTGAACAGTGGTATTACCAAATCGCTGACAGCTGTGACCAGTGCATTCCAGGCAAATGGAAATACGAATCAGAAACTCTTCCTGGCAGAAGCAAGAGGTTTGCTGGCTTTCTATACCTTCCATACCCTGGATCTGTATGGTCAGGCACCTTACAGGAATCCTTACGTTGCAAATGCACCACTGGAAGTAAAGAGAGCAGATACAGCCATCGATGGCCTGATCAGGGAAGTAGAAGCTATTATTCCGGACCTTGCTAACCTGAAAGAACAGGGTACGCACAATGGCCGTTTCACCAAACAGGCTGCTTATGGCCTGCTGGCGGATATGTACATGAACCGTGCTGTGTTCAAAAACCGTTACGGTGCAAGCTTCGATTTTAAAGAGGCCGCTGTGGATGGTAATGGTACTGATATGGACAAGGTGATCTATTATACCACGCAGCTGATAGATAACACACAGTTCTTCCTGGAAACAAACTATTTCAGGAACTTTGATATTGATAACAACGGCAGACCTGAGCTGATTTTCGTGATCTCCCAGGATATCAATACCTCCCGCAGCAGCAGTAACAGTATCGCCTATATGCCAATGGAAAGGAACCAGAAACCTTCTTCCAATAACAGGGGTACGAATGCTACCTGTACTACACCTTCGTTCTACGCCACCTGGGATGGTAATCATGATGACCCGCGTTTTTCCCGTAAGTACCAGTATAGTGATGGTACCTGGTTCAAGAATGATGGTACAGACGTGAGTGTGCCAGCCACCAGCCTGGTAGCGAACAGCACTTTGCCATGGTTCCACTTTAACCGTGGTTTCCTGGCAGGTCAGCAGTATGGTCCGATCCTCACCGGTGGTTCATTGAAAACGACCAGCGATGGAAGGATTGCTGTAGAGAAACTGTATTGCGAAAAGAATACAGCACTGGCAATGGATTTTACACCTGAGCTGAATTTCGACAACCCCGTGCAGTCAGTGTTCACACAGGCACAGATCAATCGTGGTGTACGTATCTTCAAGTTCGAGTTCGACCCTGAGAAAGATAACAGCTCCAGCAATGTAGATATTCCATTATACCGCCTGGGTGGTATGTATTGCATGCGTGCCGAGGCTTATTACCGTAGTGGCCAAACAGCGCTTGCACTGGCTGATATCAATAAGCTGCGTACCACCAGGACCCGTGAGGAATATTATGGCAGCACACCAGGTGCAGCTATTCCATCCCTGACTGATGAGATCCTGTACAACGAGATTGCGTTTGAGATGTATTGGGAACAGTGGAGAAGGAAGGAAGCGATCCGTTTCGGTAAGTTTGAAGCGGCAGATGCAGGTTCTGCAAAACCGAAATCAGAACCTTACAGAAGGGTGTATCCTATACCACAGTCTGCAATGGATGCAAGTAATGCATTCACGCAGAACCAGGGATACTAATCTATGGCAATTTCTGCTTTAATTGTTTTGATAAATGGCCTCCCAATGATGGGAGGCTATTTTTTTTGCGCTAATGCCAGCTGTTAAAATTGGGTTCAACAGGCGCATCTTTCAAACTTTATTTTGCGAAACCGATTGGTTTCATATATATTTGCAACCATATGGTTTCACAAACAAGCTAACCCATGAGAAGAGATATATTCCAGGCCATTGCGGACCCGACCAGGAGATCGATTATAGGACTATTAGCCATGCAGGCAATGACGCCAAATGGTATTGCTGAGCACTTCCAGACTACCCGTCAGGCCGTGTCGAAGCACCTGCGGGTATTGACAGAATGCGAGGTAGTAAAACAGGAGTACCAGGGCCGGGAGATTTACTATCACCTTGAAATCGAAAGAATGAAAGAAATTGACAAATGGCTTGAACAGTTCCGCAAACTTTGGGAAACGCGTTTTGAGCAATTGGATAACCTATTAGCAAACCTCAAAAAAAATAAGAAATGAACAAGGCAATCCTCTTTAACTTCGATGTAGATAAGGTCAACAAAAAGATCAAAGTAGAAAGGTCCTTCAACGCGCCGCTGGACCTGGTTTGGGCTGCATGGACAGAAGCCGATATCCTGGACCAGTGGTGGGCACCAAAGCCTTATCATGTAGAGACAAAATCTATGGATTTCAGGGAAGGTGGCCGATGGTTTTATGCCATGGTGAGCCCTGAAAATGAAAAGCACTGGTGTGTATTTGATTATGAAACGATTCAGCCGGAAAAAATGTATGCCGGCAAGGATGCATTTACTGATGAAAACGGTGTGATCAATACTTCTTTTCCTTCTACGAACTGGACAAACAATTTTGTGGCGACAGCTGTTGAAGTTACGACTGTCACCTGCGAACTTCAGTTCAAGGCACTGGAAGAGCTGGAAACGCTGGTGAAGATGGGCTTTAAGGAAGGGTTTACTGCGGGCTTACAGAACCTGGATGCGTATATCAGTGCACAGTTTTATTTGCGTAAACAGAAGAAGCCGGATAACCGCGCAAGGGTTTCTTATTATGTGAATTTCCCGGGTAATACAGAAGAAGCTTTTAATTTTTACAGGTCTGTTTTCAGGACAGAATTCGTAAATGGTATACAGCGTTTGGGTGAAGCGCCTGGCCAGGAAGGCTTGAGTGAGGCCGTAAAGAAAATGGTGCTGCATGTAGAATTGCCTTTGCTGGGTGATCATATCCTGATGGGCACAGATGCGCCGAAGGAAATGGGATTCACGCTGACACAGGGGAATAATATGCATATCAACGTGGAGCCTTCTACAAGGGATGAAGCGGATAGAATATTCAATGAATTGTCTGCAGGCGGGAATGTGACGATGCCTTTGCAGGATATGTTCTTCGGGGCTTACTATGGTAGCTTTACGGACAAATTTGGTATCAACTGGATGATTAATCACCAAAATATATGAAGAAAATAATCCTTAACATTCTGTCTGTGCTGTTCGGGCTTTTGCTCCTGAATGGCGGTTTTGCCAAATTCTTTCACTACATGCCTGAGCCGAAAGACCTGCCTCCTGCATTGATGGCAGACAATGCCGCTTTTATGGAGATCTCCTGGCTGATGCCCCTGGTGGCAGTGGCAGAAATTCTCGGCGGGATCCTGATTATGATCCCTAAGACGAGGGCATTGGGTGCAGTGGTTATTTTTCCTGTGATGGTGGGGGTTGCCCTTACGCATATTACGGTGGCGCCGAGCGGCCTGCCGATGGTGTTTGTGATATGGGCGATATTGTTGTGGATTATTTTTGAGAACAGGAAGAAATATCTGCCCATGATCAGTTAAGTTATAAAAGAGAGGTCGTTTTTTGGACGCCCTCTCTTTATATTTGTACCATGTTAGTTAGCTATATCCTCCTAAGTCTTTAAAAAAAGCATCCCGTGCAGGATGCTTTTTTTTTATTCTAAAATGATATTACATTCTTCGCTGATCGCTTCATATTTTTCACACCAGCTCAACCAATGATCCAGTTCCGGTTCCATCAGAGGCGCATCCTCTTCACCTCTGAACAGGGCCGCCGTGCCTCCTTTTAGTTCCAGTTGATATTTCAGGTCGTCGATCCATTCCTGCCAGTATCTGACATCCCCCCTTTCATTGTAGACATAATCCCATAATTGCGCCTGGTGTATACGGGCTGCATGTAAGGCAACTATTTCTGCTTTCTTCAATGCTTCTGCTATCTTTTTCAATGCTGCTTCCTCTTCTTCATCTGCATCTGTAAAGTATTTTGGGAATACCCCAAATGGATGCATCAGTTCATTCAGGATGTCCAGGTCTTTGACATGCATACCTGCAATGATAAAAGAACCGACCCCTGCATCCAGTCTTAACAAAGCGCCTCCCCGATCCATGAGCATGCCGTTCAGTCCGCACATAAATAATTTATCGATCGGGTCTTTTACAAAGCGTTCATGCAATTGAATGTTTACTCCCCAGTAGTAATCCAGGACACTATTCAGATCATCTATGCTCTCTGACAATGGAACTGATCTCGTGATCTCTCCTGCCAATCCTGCTGTGATCAAGCCATCCAGCAGTGCAGCACCGGTAAGCCAATACGGGCTGTCAGCCAGGCCACGGTGCTCACTTTCTTCAGGATACCTTGTAAAGATGTAAGCATATGGATATTCCGCAGCATACAATACCCTGTTAAATACAGCAATGGCCAACCCCTGGAAAACCGTTTCATCCGCTGTGTTCCTGAACATCCAGATGAGTTGCCAGAGCTTGTCTTTATCGATCGTTTTTTTCAGTTTATTATTCCAGGTGATCTTCCTGTTTACATAGTTTTCAGCAATAGAAAATACTTTCAGCACCTCATCCTCCATATCGGCAGGCGCGCTTACCCAATTTTCATCTTCATCTTCTACCAGGGCGCCCACTGTATTATCTTCCCTGATGTAATAGAAAAAGTTCTTTTCATCGTCTGTATGAATGGCGGTGATAGAACTGGGTACCTGCTCACCGTCTTCATCGATCTCTCCTCCCCTGTTCAGGGCAATGTGCCAGCCATCTTCATTGATGGCTACACGGGTATGATCCGGGCCAAACAAGGGTGCATTCAGCAGCCTGGAGAAGTCTTGCAGGGTGATCACACTACGTTGTACAATGGGCTTGAGTAAGGGAATACCTTCCCTGGCTACACTATAATACAGGAACCATTCTTCCTGATCGAATAATTCATCGATCACTTTTTCTTTGATGATCTCTTTATCATCGTCACCATTAAAATCAAGCACCTTTACACCTGCGAAATCCTCAAACTGAAAACGGTAATCATCAGCTATCACTACCGGTGCCCATACATAGGAATGGCTGGTAAATTCCCCGTGGTTATAAATCCCCATCAGCAGCTCCTGCACAGCCACATAACCAGTTACATAGATGAGCTGTCCGCCTACGATGATGTTCTTTGCTTTCAGGTTGCCCAATACGACCAGGGAGCAGGCACCATCTGTATTTTCATTGAGGATATTGCCATTTACAATGAGGTCTCCGGCTACGACGATACCGAAGTAGGCCGGGTCATCCAGGTCCAGTGATTCCAGTACGGTAGTACCATCAAATAAGAGGAATTTCAGCTCATCGCGTTCCGGCATTTTTTCTGCCAGGGCCATGGGATAGTCTTCGTACCAGGCAGGTAAATGCTGCAACAGTGGTTTGATACTATCGAAGCCGACTACCTGTGGAGCAGGGTTATTGTTGGCCGAAATGTGTCTCAGTCCGGGTTTAAAGATGAGTGTTCCATCCTGTAATAATTTCAGGAAGCGAACATCGCCGGCAAAGAGGTAATGATCTTCATCCAGCAATTGCGCTGCGACTTCCGGCAGGAGAATGCTTTTCCAGGAGCTGTAATCAGCAGCAGGGATCTGCCATCCACGGCAAAAGGTAGCGGCATCGATCTTTCCTTTGATGCTGGCACCGTGATCGTCGATGATCAGTAGTGTTGCATGCAGATCTCCCCCGATCTCGATAGTACCATGGTTGTAATACGCGACCATCACATCGGCAACAGTGAGGTTTCCTCCTACAATGATCTCCGCACAGCCTGCAGCCAGGCGGGTACAATCCAGGGATCCGCTTACCAGCAAAAAGCAACTGTAAGTATCCAGTTCAAAATCGATAATGGGGGCGTGTACGCTCAGGTTTCCGTTTACGACAATGCCTGCAATGTTTTGTTCAGTATACAGGTCATGCAGGTCTAAAAATTCGTTCAGTACAGTGTCGCCATCATAGATCCTGATTTCCAGGGTGTCCAGGTATTCATCGAACAAATCATAATCAGTTGACAGGGCATCTAACAAATCAGTTTCCAGGGCTTGCCTGAGTGGCATGGTTTTGAAGCTCACAATAATGGTTTTTATAGGCTGTGAAAATAAATGTTTTAAATTTATGCCATGAGATGTTTTTTGCTCCTGTTATTGTTGCAGGCAAGTGCCTGTAGCAGTCATGAATCCTTCCCTACCGGGAAAGTCGTGGACACCGTAGCCTGTAAGGCCGATCCATCGCAGACGTACGCTGTCTACGTTCCCTCCAATAATAATGGAGCGGTTATTTATTGCTTCGATGCGCATGGTGCCGGGGCATTGCCACTGAATAACTATAAATCCCTGGCAGACAAGTATGGATACATCCTGGTGGGTAGTAATAATTCTAAGAACGGGAATGACTGGAGCACTACCGAAAACATCTGGCAGGCATTGGTAAAAGATACGCGGGAGCGATTACCTGTCGATACCAGCCATGTGTATACACTGGGATTTTCTGGCGGAGCAAAGGTAGCGGGTTATGTGGCCCTGAATCACCCGGGTATTAAATCAGTGATTGTCAATGGGGCGGGTTTACCGGATGGTACCCCTCCGGGCAATTTTCCTTTTACGTATACTACGCTGGCGGGTGAGGGTGACCTGAACCTGACCGACCTGCTGGCCTATGACCAGGCTTTGAATAAAACGGCCACCAAACATCACCTCATTTCTTACAAGGGGAAACATGAATGGGCACCGGCTACGGCAATGGACATCGCATTTGGAGGCTTAAAAGCGGATGAAAGTCTTGCGCCTACGGATTTAATGCCAAAGACCAGGACCAGGATGGAAATGGCCGTACAGGCCAACCAGTTCCTGAGAGCGGAAATGGAATGCAGGTTGTGGCTGAGTTACAGCCCGAATGATGCTTTCTTTAAAAACCAGCTGGAAATTATTACCGGCAATCCTGCATATAAAGCTCAGGCAAAGGAGCAGCTGGCGGTATTGGTAAAAGAACAGAAAACCAAGGAAGATTATAGCGCCAACCTGGGCACAAACGATAGTACTTACTGGCCGGGCGTCATAAAAGGACTGAATGCGGGGGCGGCATTGCCAACGCTGGAAGGGCCTATGAACCAGCGATTACTGGCTTATCTGTCATTGATGTTTTATTCCGTGAGCAATCACTACCTGGCCAGTCATGCAGATGCGGTGGCCAGGCATTTTGTTGACCTCTATAAACTGGCTGATCCTGCCAATAGTGAAACATATTATATGTCTGCAATGCTGTATGCCCGTGCGGGAGATACAGGAAATGCGATGAAGGAAATGAACCTGGCCATGAAAAACGGGTTTAAGGATAAGGAGCGGTTTAAACAACAGGCGGAATTTCAGGCTATCAAAGAATCCTTGAAGTGGTAATGAAGCTGTTTACTCCGGCAGAGAATTCTCTGCCGGAGTTTTTTATTTTATGAGGATCACCGGGAACGGATTTTGGCCAGTGGGGGAATGGTATTGAACCTACAGGAGTAAATATCCGCTTAGCCATGTTTTCCCAAAAGCTGATCAGCTAAGATCCCCCATTTAAGATCATATGCAGAAAGGCTTAAGCGATTTATATCCATGTGCTCCAGCACATAATCCGTAATAATAGCTGCAATCACAATCATGTCTACACGCAGGGAGATCAGGCCTTTCATACCGGCTCTTTCCTGGTGGGTAGAGGTAATTAAATGTTTCGAGAGAGTTTTGTATTGATCTATATCAAGACTTGCAGATGGTACGCCGCTTATTTCATTCCCATCATTCAATAAAGCCGCAAAGGATTCAAACGCGCCGGCAGATCCTACCAATAAAGAAGGTGTATGCGCAGCACAAGCCACTTTCAAATCTGTCAGTGTGTTATCAAGGAGATTTAAGATAGATCTGTGTTCGTCTTCACCCAGGGGATCGGCGTGAAAATAGGCCTGCATCAATCGGGCAGCACCAATATTATAACTCTTCTTCCATAGCTCACCCTGCGGATTGCAGATAATGAATTCCGTACTGCCGCCACCGATATCCATCACAAGGGTGGTTTGTTGTATTAACCCCGTAGCCATGACACCTTTGAATATATACCCCGCTTCTGCTTCGCCACTGATCACTTCTATATGAATGCCGGTTTCCGCTGCTTTATCTACAAACTCCTGTCCGTTCTCCGCACTACGCACTGCCGATGTAGCCACGGCTTTGACAACATCTGCCTGGTAACTATCGATAGTGGCTTTGAACTGGCTCAATGTACGAATTCCTCTTTCCATTGCCTCCGGAATAATGATATGCTGATTGATCCTCCCCTGCCCTAACAACACGGGTACAGTCGTTTTATACAGGATCTTATCTATTCCTTCCGCTATCAGCAAATGAAATGTATTGGTTCCAAGGTCTATAACTGCAAGTCTCATATCATCCACTTTAATTATTGCAAAAGATATAAAAATTCTCTTTAATTTAGGTAGAAGACACCTATTCTGTTATGAAACTACTTTCCGTTTTTGTTTGCTCAATGCTCTTTTGCATTCAATCTTTTGCCCAACGAATCAGCGTCAGTTTTCCTGACAGCCTGCTCTCCACCCCTTTCTCCGGAAGCATTCTCTTTTACTTATCCAAAACGTCCAAAGAGCCCAGGCTGGCTTCATCGTTGCTGGATAATGCGCCCTGTTTTAGAATGGATGTAGAGAATGTATATCCCGGTGAAACAAGGATGCCTGCATCCCCATTAACTTATCCCGTACCATTTAATGACCTGGAACAGGGTGAATATTATATACAGGTGGTATGGGATCGCAACCTGGGTGGGCAGTTCATCGGACAATCACCAGGCAATTTGTACAGCGCTCCACAAAAAATCGCTCTCCGCCGGGAACGTCAGCAAATCATTCATATCGTAGCGGACAAGGTTATTCCTGCCTACACTTTCAAAGAGAATGAATACCTGAAGGAGTTCATAGTACCTTCTGCTTTACTGACTGCATTTCATCATACACCTTATTCACTGAATGCGGCGATCCGGTTACCGAAGGAATATTATACCCAGCCTAAACGAAAATTCCCTGTGAAGTTTGTCGTATTTGGGTACACCGGCAATTATCATTTATTCTCCGGCTATCCAAACCCAATGGAGCCCATCGATACGGTTCCCTGCATTGGGGTGTACCTGGATGGGAATTGTCCGCTGGGGCATAGCGTGTATGCGAACAGTGATAACAATGGCCCCTGGTCCGATGCGCTGATCAAAGAATTCATTCCGCAGCTGGAAAAGCAATATCGCTGTAATGGAGCGCGTTTCCTGCATGGGCATAGTAGTGGCGGATGGACCGTGTTATGGTTGCAGACACAATATCCTGAGCAGTTTATGGCCTGCTGGTCCAGTTCTCCTGACCCGGTAGATTTTCATAGTTTTATGAAGGTGGACATGTATGCGCATGAGAACATGTTTTATGACAAGGATAGTACCTTGAGACCTTTAGGCACGATCGCCGGGCAAATACCATGGATCTATTTACGCAATGCCTACCAGATGGAAGCAGTGATAAACAGGGGTGAACAAATGCATTCATTTGATGCCGTGTTTGGGCCTAAAGGCGCAGATGGAATTCCCATGCGGATAGTAGATGCCAGGACCGGGGAGATAGACACAACGGTGTTTAATCACTGGAAGCAATATGATATTACAGCCTACCTGCAGCAGCACTGGGAACAGATTGGAGGAAAACTGAATAGTAAAATAAGGATCACGGTGGGCAACCAGGATAACTTTTTGCTGAACTACCCGATCAGGTTAATGGAGGAGAAGATGAAAAAACTCAATGCTGATATTGAATTCGGGTACTATACCGGGGATCATTTTACGGTACAGTCGCAGCAGTGGTTAAAAGATGGAAATGCGTTTATGGAGAGCAGGTATGTAGAATGGTTAAAAAAACAAAAATAATCAGAGAGCTTGCACCA
This window of the Chitinophaga sancti genome carries:
- a CDS encoding alpha/beta hydrolase-fold protein, with protein sequence MKLLSVFVCSMLFCIQSFAQRISVSFPDSLLSTPFSGSILFYLSKTSKEPRLASSLLDNAPCFRMDVENVYPGETRMPASPLTYPVPFNDLEQGEYYIQVVWDRNLGGQFIGQSPGNLYSAPQKIALRRERQQIIHIVADKVIPAYTFKENEYLKEFIVPSALLTAFHHTPYSLNAAIRLPKEYYTQPKRKFPVKFVVFGYTGNYHLFSGYPNPMEPIDTVPCIGVYLDGNCPLGHSVYANSDNNGPWSDALIKEFIPQLEKQYRCNGARFLHGHSSGGWTVLWLQTQYPEQFMACWSSSPDPVDFHSFMKVDMYAHENMFYDKDSTLRPLGTIAGQIPWIYLRNAYQMEAVINRGEQMHSFDAVFGPKGADGIPMRIVDARTGEIDTTVFNHWKQYDITAYLQQHWEQIGGKLNSKIRITVGNQDNFLLNYPIRLMEEKMKKLNADIEFGYYTGDHFTVQSQQWLKDGNAFMESRYVEWLKKQK
- a CDS encoding Ppx/GppA phosphatase family protein codes for the protein MRLAVIDLGTNTFHLLIAEGIDKILYKTTVPVLLGQGRINQHIIIPEAMERGIRTLSQFKATIDSYQADVVKAVATSAVRSAENGQEFVDKAAETGIHIEVISGEAEAGYIFKGVMATGLIQQTTLVMDIGGGSTEFIICNPQGELWKKSYNIGAARLMQAYFHADPLGEDEHRSILNLLDNTLTDLKVACAAHTPSLLVGSAGAFESFAALLNDGNEISGVPSASLDIDQYKTLSKHLITSTHQERAGMKGLISLRVDMIVIAAIITDYVLEHMDINRLSLSAYDLKWGILADQLLGKHG
- a CDS encoding SRPBCC domain-containing protein; its protein translation is MNKAILFNFDVDKVNKKIKVERSFNAPLDLVWAAWTEADILDQWWAPKPYHVETKSMDFREGGRWFYAMVSPENEKHWCVFDYETIQPEKMYAGKDAFTDENGVINTSFPSTNWTNNFVATAVEVTTVTCELQFKALEELETLVKMGFKEGFTAGLQNLDAYISAQFYLRKQKKPDNRARVSYYVNFPGNTEEAFNFYRSVFRTEFVNGIQRLGEAPGQEGLSEAVKKMVLHVELPLLGDHILMGTDAPKEMGFTLTQGNNMHINVEPSTRDEADRIFNELSAGGNVTMPLQDMFFGAYYGSFTDKFGINWMINHQNI
- a CDS encoding ArsR/SmtB family transcription factor, giving the protein MRRDIFQAIADPTRRSIIGLLAMQAMTPNGIAEHFQTTRQAVSKHLRVLTECEVVKQEYQGREIYYHLEIERMKEIDKWLEQFRKLWETRFEQLDNLLANLKKNKK
- a CDS encoding DoxX family membrane protein — protein: MKKIILNILSVLFGLLLLNGGFAKFFHYMPEPKDLPPALMADNAAFMEISWLMPLVAVAEILGGILIMIPKTRALGAVVIFPVMVGVALTHITVAPSGLPMVFVIWAILLWIIFENRKKYLPMIS
- a CDS encoding RagB/SusD family nutrient uptake outer membrane protein, yielding MRKKSLYTYLGIALTVAMVSCTDLKEKVIDEVLGSNNSNPENAIAAAYGQLGSATFTDHNNVWGLQEYPTNEALLPTRGSDWGDGGIYRAIHEFTWGPDNSLVANGWNNLNSGITKSLTAVTSAFQANGNTNQKLFLAEARGLLAFYTFHTLDLYGQAPYRNPYVANAPLEVKRADTAIDGLIREVEAIIPDLANLKEQGTHNGRFTKQAAYGLLADMYMNRAVFKNRYGASFDFKEAAVDGNGTDMDKVIYYTTQLIDNTQFFLETNYFRNFDIDNNGRPELIFVISQDINTSRSSSNSIAYMPMERNQKPSSNNRGTNATCTTPSFYATWDGNHDDPRFSRKYQYSDGTWFKNDGTDVSVPATSLVANSTLPWFHFNRGFLAGQQYGPILTGGSLKTTSDGRIAVEKLYCEKNTALAMDFTPELNFDNPVQSVFTQAQINRGVRIFKFEFDPEKDNSSSNVDIPLYRLGGMYCMRAEAYYRSGQTALALADINKLRTTRTREEYYGSTPGAAIPSLTDEILYNEIAFEMYWEQWRRKEAIRFGKFEAADAGSAKPKSEPYRRVYPIPQSAMDASNAFTQNQGY